The genomic stretch TTATTTATTTTATAAGTTTTTCAATATTGCTTAATGATTTTAAATGAGCATCAATAAAAGTTAAAATACCATTTCTAGCCCACGAAGCAAGTGTACTATCAGGTAATTCATATAATTTTTTTCTATTTACTATTTTAAATCCTGAAATCAATGTTTTTTTAGCTTCTTTACTAGAAACAGAACCATTTTCTAATATTCCACTTTTATCTAACATATCTATAATTTTTTGTGTATGTATTTCTTGTTCACTTGCTAAAAGTAATTGTTCTTTTATATCTTTTAGATATTTTGATTCTTCACCTTTTTTTGTATATAAAGGTTTACCTTTATTTTCATCTAAAAGTTCTGAATCTTTATCTAAAAGAATTATTCTTTCGTTTTTATTCTTTTCATTTACTATAGTTAAAAAAGGATATGTTTTTATAGAACTTGGTACATATGAACCTTTCCACTCATTTTTTTTACCTAAAGCTATATTTTTTACTCCATCAATAGAAATTATTGCTATTAAAGAAGTTTTTTCACCTGTAATAAAAACGATTGGAAAATCTTTTGCAATTATGTCTGCTTCATTTGCAAATATATTTATTAGGTTTTGACTCTTTAGAAACTCATAAGACTTTACAGAACTTATTTTTAGATTCTGATGTAAGTTTTGACTTAATGCTTGTAAATTTTTTTGCATACGAAACCTTGTAATTAAATTTTGGTAGTGATTATACAAAAATAAGTATTAAAATTTATCATTATTTTAAAATTATAATAAAGAATAAATGAAGTATAAACATAATAAGATTATTTTATGAAAAATAAGAAAAAAATACTATGGGTAAGTCCAACAAATTTATTTGATACTACAAGTGGTTTTGCATTAAGTGTTAAGCAAATGCTAAAACAACTTCATAAATCTAATTATGCAGTTCATATTTTGTCTGCTACAATCTTTGATAAAAAAGAGGGTATGTCAAAAATACAACAACACAAAGAATTTACAGCAAAAAATCTTAATAAATTTATTAAGATTCTTGATGGAGATTTAATTCATAATACTTTTGTTACAAAAGATATAAAAAGAGAAAAAATGATGTCTTACGAAGAAAACATTTTTTTTCAAGAATATTGTAAAATTTTAGAAGATTATCAAATAGATTTAGTTTTTACTTATGGTGATGGATTACTTGATTCAAATATTACAAGAGAAGCAAAAAATCTAAATATAACAACAATGGCTTATCTAGTAAATCCAAATTTTAAAGGTAAAAGATGGATAAGAGATATTGATCTTATTATCACAGATTCTCTTGCAACGAGTAAAATGTATAAGCAAAGGGAAGGATATGATATTACTTGTGTAGGTGATTTTTTATCAAAAGATATGTATATTTCAAAAACATACACAAAAAAAAATATTTTATTTATAAATCCAAGTTTACAAAAAGGTGTTTTATTTGTTATTCAACTTGCCCTTTATCTTGAAAAAATTGCTTCAGATATAGTTTTTGAAGTTGTTAATTCCAGAGGAAATTGGCAAAGTATATTAAAACATATTACAAAAAAATTAGGAAATGAACGAGAATCATTACCAAATGTTATTGTAACTGAGAATACTTATGATATGAAGAGCGTCTACTCAAGAGCAAAATTGCTTTTAGTACCTAGTTTTTGGTTTGATAGTGGTCCAAGAGTAATTGCCGAAGCACAACTAAATGCTATTCCAGTAATTGGTAGTACAAGTGGTGGGATTCCTGAAATGATTGGAAAAGGTGGATTATTGATAAATTTTTCTGATGAATTTTATAAAGAACCATATACTACACTTGTAGATATTAAGACAATAGAAAAAATTGGCTCAAATATCCTTAGATTTTATAGTGATGATGAGTATTATAAAGATTACTCAAAAAAAGCTTTAGAACATGCCAATAAACATCATAACATTTATGACAATACAAAAAAGTTAGTTAAAACGATTGATAGCCTCTTATCATAAATATTAACTAGTATGTTCTGTTATTATAATAATAACAGAACAACTTCCTAGTACTAAAATCTCAAAATATTAAAACTTTGTTCTTATATATTCAAATGCAAATAAACTTTTTCTAGAATCAGAGTTATAATATTGACAATAAACCTTTTCTCCACCTTTTGGAGCCATTGCAGTTTTTATTGCTTTAAGACTAAACATCTTTTTCCCGTTTTTATCAAGTTTCTTTTTCCATGCGCCAGCTCTAGTACTATTACTACCCTTAGCACACTCTTTAATACCTTCTGAATTACCACAATGAAGCATC from Poseidonibacter antarcticus encodes the following:
- a CDS encoding SapC family protein, translated to MQKNLQALSQNLHQNLKISSVKSYEFLKSQNLINIFANEADIIAKDFPIVFITGEKTSLIAIISIDGVKNIALGKKNEWKGSYVPSSIKTYPFLTIVNEKNKNERIILLDKDSELLDENKGKPLYTKKGEESKYLKDIKEQLLLASEQEIHTQKIIDMLDKSGILENGSVSSKEAKKTLISGFKIVNRKKLYELPDSTLASWARNGILTFIDAHLKSLSNIEKLIK
- a CDS encoding glycosyltransferase family 4 protein; its protein translation is MKNKKKILWVSPTNLFDTTSGFALSVKQMLKQLHKSNYAVHILSATIFDKKEGMSKIQQHKEFTAKNLNKFIKILDGDLIHNTFVTKDIKREKMMSYEENIFFQEYCKILEDYQIDLVFTYGDGLLDSNITREAKNLNITTMAYLVNPNFKGKRWIRDIDLIITDSLATSKMYKQREGYDITCVGDFLSKDMYISKTYTKKNILFINPSLQKGVLFVIQLALYLEKIASDIVFEVVNSRGNWQSILKHITKKLGNERESLPNVIVTENTYDMKSVYSRAKLLLVPSFWFDSGPRVIAEAQLNAIPVIGSTSGGIPEMIGKGGLLINFSDEFYKEPYTTLVDIKTIEKIGSNILRFYSDDEYYKDYSKKALEHANKHHNIYDNTKKLVKTIDSLLS